A window from Erythrobacter sp. YJ-T3-07 encodes these proteins:
- the grxD gene encoding Grx4 family monothiol glutaredoxin has protein sequence MTDTKERISGIVGENEVVLFMKGTPLFPQCGFSSRAVHILDHCGVTYESVDVLQDMEIRQGIKAFSDWPTIPQLYVKGEFVGGSDIMTEMFEAGELQQMFADKGVKTAD, from the coding sequence TCGGCGAAAACGAGGTCGTCCTTTTCATGAAGGGCACACCCCTGTTCCCCCAGTGCGGCTTTTCCAGCCGCGCGGTTCACATCCTCGATCATTGCGGCGTGACGTATGAAAGCGTCGACGTGCTGCAGGACATGGAAATCCGTCAGGGGATCAAGGCGTTTTCCGACTGGCCGACCATCCCCCAGCTCTACGTGAAGGGCGAGTTCGTGGGCGGCAGCGACATCATGACCGAGATGTTCGAAGCCGGCGAACTCCAGCAAATGTTCGCCGACAAGGGCGTGAAGACGGCCGATTGA